The following proteins come from a genomic window of Allocoleopsis franciscana PCC 7113:
- a CDS encoding HD domain-containing protein, whose translation MLQQATVKLTERFENALVYATRLHAEQIRKATGVPYISHLLSVTALVLEDGGDEDEAIAALLHDAVEDQGGKATRAEIYRLFGERVGAIVDGCTEFDSEIKPPWYERKQHYIEQLRQGSPAVRRVALADKLHNARTIVQDYRQQGEAIWSVFSTGKEGMLWFYHSLLKMYREIAPTPMVEELARVVGELEQLGES comes from the coding sequence ATGTTACAACAAGCCACAGTTAAACTAACGGAACGATTTGAAAACGCGCTCGTGTACGCGACTCGCCTTCATGCTGAACAGATTCGCAAGGCGACGGGTGTTCCTTATATTTCTCACCTGTTGAGTGTTACAGCCTTGGTGCTGGAAGATGGGGGGGATGAAGATGAAGCCATTGCGGCGTTACTCCATGATGCCGTGGAAGACCAAGGCGGGAAAGCGACCAGGGCGGAAATTTACCGCTTGTTTGGAGAACGAGTGGGGGCAATTGTCGATGGTTGCACGGAGTTTGATAGTGAGATTAAGCCTCCTTGGTATGAGCGCAAACAGCACTATATCGAACAATTGCGTCAGGGTTCACCCGCAGTGCGTCGGGTAGCGTTAGCGGATAAGCTGCACAATGCTCGTACTATTGTGCAAGATTACCGCCAGCAAGGGGAGGCGATTTGGTCGGTGTTTAGTACGGGGAAAGAGGGGATGTTGTGGTTTTACCATTCTTTACTTAAGATGTATCGCGAGATTGCTCCGACGCCGATGGTGGAGGAATTAGCACGGGTAGTTGGAGAGTTGGAGCAATTGGGAGAGTCATAA
- a CDS encoding S8 family serine peptidase → MIDDSLVTNSQDLLNPSVTFSTSDFGSSVESSDLITPQSALNISPNVGFSQDAINLEIQAVSITDNLVPPDSLFLSSSADSLTLETVSSVTEPIALSPDLLTGQTIFNSGVFTVGNTGEVGIDFLFDGGDYQGELAIFNLEGMDKYEPGSEGFIAEAARRALSNSSLGYVVISDAVEGARFSGALPHEANFNSGQYQGVQTFSLNPGEQFGVMLVPNGTVQQVVDNPELCSNVRPLFSLGTANPNDAFHVGQIADVTGEGNTFVFEDLRVDTGSDRDYNDIVFQVRGATGQATRLDDVIASDKDWRTTNMGQALLSYIQPYIAPTDSGVIPENLPVIPTTPVNPIQFEFPQSAQPLVGIIDTGFAVNNPDIDYSRISLGQDRVEGDADPLLQSGEGNEHGTHVLGIIAATQNNNIGIDGVNDNAPIWLGRAVGSGQWAESLVEFVDTAKTSEQPNAVVNLSFDLTQVNPDGSVTTRDEFTPQEWAALEYAHQNGVIVVAAAGNEGGAMSALGQASQTFDNIITVGAAENFDRFVSVAQGVDRTGYSSYGAGLDILADGGTPDNPTLSTVGDGLGTMAGTSIAAAKVTGTLSQVWAANPELSYRQVIEILKSTATDLNVPNADTETGAGLLNPVAAVYLAQATTPLASDPLPVAPLPEFWSEPSTASERPTAALFRGKYYDWVPYTVQSGDTLSEIAQTTMGNGSAPYYSFIAEHNGIANPHLLQAGQQILIPTGISAPTEFMGKYYNWVPYTIQSGDTLSEIAQTTMGNSSAPYYNFIAQKNGIADPNVIDAGQQILVPAEVATPTNPNPQPTPTPQPLPSPGGSGPGNLLNLPVNQQRQNLGVNPQSSFYQSGGNKFAAANGTGGTYLWCTDYAFGRALEKGLIQGSSGIGGAIRGNAGDWDNNARSAGYADRVQFQPRANSFIIWEAYTADAGSVGHVGFVEAVYSDGSFLVSESNWGNPAMSFHLRHVRPGTPAYSNAKFIYL, encoded by the coding sequence ATGATTGACGACTCTTTGGTAACAAATTCTCAAGACCTTCTGAATCCGTCTGTAACTTTCTCCACCAGCGATTTCGGTAGCTCGGTAGAATCATCAGATTTGATTACTCCTCAATCAGCTCTGAATATTTCTCCAAATGTAGGCTTCTCTCAAGATGCAATCAACCTTGAAATTCAGGCAGTAAGCATCACTGACAATCTCGTTCCACCTGACTCGTTGTTTCTCTCGTCAAGCGCTGATTCCTTGACCCTAGAAACTGTTAGCAGTGTAACTGAACCGATTGCCTTATCTCCCGATTTATTAACGGGTCAAACTATTTTTAATTCTGGAGTCTTTACCGTCGGAAATACTGGGGAAGTTGGAATTGATTTTCTCTTTGATGGTGGTGACTATCAGGGAGAATTAGCCATCTTCAATTTGGAGGGAATGGATAAATACGAACCAGGGTCAGAAGGCTTTATTGCCGAAGCGGCCCGACGGGCACTGAGTAATTCTTCACTCGGTTATGTGGTCATTTCTGACGCTGTAGAAGGGGCGCGGTTTAGTGGTGCACTGCCTCATGAAGCCAATTTTAATTCTGGACAATACCAAGGCGTTCAAACCTTTTCACTAAATCCAGGGGAGCAATTTGGGGTCATGCTTGTACCCAATGGCACCGTGCAGCAGGTAGTTGACAATCCCGAACTTTGCAGTAATGTACGTCCTTTGTTCTCTTTGGGAACTGCTAACCCTAACGATGCTTTCCACGTTGGTCAAATTGCCGATGTCACTGGAGAAGGCAATACGTTTGTGTTTGAAGATTTGCGGGTCGATACAGGGTCAGACCGTGACTACAATGACATTGTTTTTCAGGTACGGGGTGCCACCGGACAAGCAACTCGACTTGATGATGTAATTGCCTCGGATAAAGATTGGCGCACCACTAACATGGGTCAGGCGCTGCTGTCCTATATTCAACCCTATATTGCACCCACTGACTCTGGAGTTATCCCGGAAAATTTACCCGTCATTCCTACGACTCCCGTCAATCCCATACAGTTTGAGTTTCCTCAATCAGCTCAACCGCTAGTAGGCATTATCGACACGGGTTTTGCTGTCAATAATCCCGACATTGACTACAGCCGAATTAGTTTGGGACAAGACCGAGTGGAGGGTGATGCCGACCCATTATTGCAATCGGGTGAGGGGAATGAGCATGGTACTCATGTTCTAGGCATTATTGCCGCGACTCAAAACAATAACATTGGAATTGATGGCGTGAATGATAATGCACCCATTTGGCTAGGTCGAGCCGTTGGTTCGGGTCAATGGGCGGAGTCACTCGTTGAGTTTGTGGACACAGCCAAAACCTCCGAACAACCCAATGCCGTAGTCAACCTTAGCTTTGACCTAACCCAGGTAAATCCTGATGGCAGCGTGACAACCCGCGATGAGTTCACTCCCCAAGAATGGGCAGCTTTGGAATACGCCCACCAAAATGGAGTCATCGTTGTCGCCGCTGCTGGGAATGAGGGTGGTGCGATGTCGGCTTTAGGTCAAGCTTCCCAAACTTTTGACAATATTATCACTGTGGGGGCTGCCGAAAACTTCGATCGCTTCGTGTCGGTGGCTCAAGGGGTTGACCGGACGGGGTATTCGAGCTACGGTGCTGGTTTAGATATTTTGGCTGATGGTGGTACGCCGGACAATCCAACGCTCTCCACGGTAGGAGACGGCTTGGGAACAATGGCGGGAACGTCTATTGCTGCTGCCAAAGTAACGGGAACGCTGTCTCAAGTTTGGGCAGCGAATCCCGAATTAAGCTATCGCCAAGTGATTGAGATTCTTAAATCGACTGCCACAGACCTGAACGTACCGAATGCGGATACAGAAACGGGTGCTGGGTTGCTCAATCCCGTAGCTGCGGTGTATCTGGCACAAGCAACAACTCCCCTAGCGTCTGACCCGTTACCAGTTGCTCCCCTTCCTGAATTTTGGAGCGAGCCAAGTACGGCTTCAGAACGACCGACTGCTGCCCTGTTTCGAGGCAAATACTATGACTGGGTGCCTTACACAGTTCAGTCGGGAGATACCTTGAGTGAGATTGCCCAAACAACAATGGGCAACGGTTCTGCACCTTATTACAGTTTTATTGCCGAACACAACGGCATCGCCAATCCCCATTTACTCCAAGCCGGTCAGCAAATCCTAATTCCCACTGGAATATCAGCCCCAACTGAGTTCATGGGCAAATACTACAACTGGGTACCCTACACCATTCAGTCTGGAGATACCTTGAGTGAGATTGCCCAAACGACAATGGGAAATAGCTCTGCCCCCTACTACAACTTTATTGCCCAGAAAAATGGCATTGCCGATCCCAATGTCATTGATGCAGGTCAGCAAATTCTGGTTCCGGCGGAGGTAGCAACCCCAACTAACCCCAATCCTCAGCCTACTCCGACCCCTCAACCGCTTCCTAGCCCAGGAGGAAGCGGCCCTGGCAACCTCCTCAACTTGCCTGTAAATCAGCAAAGACAAAACTTAGGAGTGAATCCGCAATCTAGCTTTTACCAAAGCGGTGGAAATAAATTTGCCGCCGCTAACGGGACGGGAGGAACTTATCTGTGGTGTACTGACTATGCCTTTGGTCGCGCCTTGGAGAAAGGCTTGATTCAGGGGAGTAGTGGCATTGGGGGTGCCATTCGCGGTAATGCGGGGGATTGGGACAATAATGCCAGGAGTGCTGGCTATGCAGACCGCGTGCAATTTCAACCCAGAGCTAATAGCTTTATTATTTGGGAGGCTTATACTGCTGATGCTGGGAGTGTCGGTCACGTCGGATTTGTGGAAGCTGTTTACTCCGATGGTTCGTTCCTGGTTTCCGAATCGAATTGGGGTAATCCTGCAATGTCATTTCATCTGCGCCATGTCAGGCCCGGTACTCCTGCCTATAGCAACGCTAAGTTCATTTACCTGTAG
- the crn3 gene encoding CRISPR-associated ring nuclease Crn3/Csx3 has translation MSAIQLELIPHQTADGLAYQHLRIHLTSPDGIIEPEDLKGLKLPEGIASSQGVVMEGRGPIWLYGYLVHECHATPWVACYDPRLEGAVVVEAHTRGVSVGSVLKLSLPK, from the coding sequence ATGAGTGCCATTCAACTTGAACTCATTCCCCACCAAACCGCAGACGGACTAGCCTATCAGCACCTGCGAATTCACCTGACTAGTCCAGATGGCATCATCGAACCCGAAGATTTAAAAGGGTTGAAGCTGCCTGAAGGGATAGCCTCCAGTCAAGGGGTTGTGATGGAAGGCAGAGGCCCCATTTGGCTCTATGGCTACCTCGTCCACGAATGTCATGCTACCCCTTGGGTGGCGTGCTACGACCCACGCTTGGAAGGGGCGGTCGTGGTAGAAGCTCATACTCGCGGTGTTTCTGTGGGTTCGGTTTTAAAGTTAAGCCTGCCGAAGTAG
- a CDS encoding ATP-binding protein produces MFLFGPTGVGKTTLLHQVVKVLIEQNSRAMQLDCGHIPVAYVEARAPESGSFDWKDYYKSVLIALADPFVDYKLRTGSSRIEGRGSAQRLVKSRANLSDLREDVAAIIQQRRLIVFLVDEAQRFTKMASGRRQQDQMDAIQSMASFTSTRHGLFGTYELLQLRNLSGQLSRRSLDIHFPRYQADCSQDVKDFKRVLKSFACQMPLLEVPDLEQHWEYFYERSIGCVGIVKDWLTQALRKALGESASTLSLAHLTPYAPSVSKCMQMATEAIEGEKALLQSESELSRLRQKLGLTVKEPPTATEALLNSPTRSTANKKDKKTKKRRPGERNPQRDVIGGAPSVS; encoded by the coding sequence ATCTTTTTGTTTGGTCCTACCGGGGTGGGGAAAACAACCTTACTCCATCAAGTTGTGAAAGTGCTAATAGAGCAGAACTCCAGAGCTATGCAACTTGATTGTGGGCATATTCCTGTTGCTTATGTAGAAGCTCGCGCTCCCGAATCCGGGTCTTTCGACTGGAAAGATTATTATAAAAGCGTCTTGATAGCTTTAGCTGACCCCTTCGTTGATTATAAACTCAGAACTGGCAGTAGCCGAATTGAGGGCAGGGGTTCGGCTCAACGTCTAGTTAAATCAAGAGCCAACCTTTCAGATTTACGAGAGGATGTAGCCGCAATTATCCAACAACGTCGGTTAATTGTATTTCTAGTTGATGAAGCCCAACGCTTCACTAAAATGGCATCGGGACGAAGACAACAAGACCAAATGGATGCCATTCAGTCAATGGCAAGTTTCACGTCCACCCGACACGGACTTTTTGGCACTTATGAACTGCTACAGTTAAGAAATTTAAGCGGTCAATTGAGCCGCCGCAGTTTAGATATTCACTTTCCTCGTTATCAAGCGGATTGCTCACAGGACGTTAAAGATTTCAAACGGGTACTCAAAAGCTTTGCCTGCCAAATGCCCTTGTTAGAAGTCCCTGATTTAGAGCAGCATTGGGAATACTTTTACGAACGCAGTATCGGTTGTGTCGGGATAGTGAAAGATTGGCTGACACAAGCTTTGAGAAAAGCGTTGGGAGAATCAGCCTCTACCCTGAGCTTGGCACATCTTACACCTTATGCTCCCAGTGTTTCTAAATGTATGCAAATGGCAACTGAGGCGATAGAAGGTGAGAAAGCGCTGCTCCAATCGGAGAGCGAACTGAGCCGATTGCGTCAAAAATTGGGATTAACTGTTAAGGAGCCACCAACAGCAACAGAAGCCTTGCTCAATAGCCCGACCCGTTCTACGGCTAATAAAAAAGACAAGAAAACAAAGAAACGTCGTCCGGGAGAGCGTAATCCTCAACGGGATGTCATCGGAGGCGCTCCCAGTGTCAGTTGA
- a CDS encoding TniQ family protein, translating to MSVESWSNHQLWYSKTTTIPERSRLHPLEPIGVGTPTVESLTSYVARLAAAHRVPTGILLAQEVAQQVSRYQGNQHQGLSRWFFRVFFNDTGAWNGMGIMASEPVHVLEARTKQHQLRFLTLLRWANVLPSRGLLRTNKAWCPVCYDDWERCGKPIYEPLLWSLQVVTTCPVHQQVLWHQCPNCRRSLYPLEWNSRPGFCSRCQQWLGVSSFLSTGETSFDASPVEPPDWEWQIFVVYSVGKILEQAPFLESVPARENLAFCIDLCIQKATNGNAKAFAELMYLSASVPGEWRCGQALAQLGLLLRVCWCLSIPLVDFLTGRVVIEQPLSLKVLPITQQRRKTNRRFDALKVQMFLEAALSFEPPQSLKQVAATIGYDPGDISRFFPDLCHQISARYRLYRQAIRKS from the coding sequence GTGTCAGTTGAAAGCTGGAGTAATCATCAACTGTGGTATTCAAAAACCACAACAATTCCAGAGCGTAGCCGCCTGCATCCTCTTGAACCCATCGGTGTAGGAACGCCGACAGTAGAGAGTTTAACCAGTTATGTGGCTCGGTTGGCAGCAGCTCATCGAGTACCTACGGGTATTTTGCTAGCTCAAGAAGTCGCTCAACAAGTCAGTAGATATCAGGGCAATCAGCATCAAGGGTTATCCAGATGGTTTTTCCGTGTCTTTTTCAACGATACGGGGGCCTGGAATGGCATGGGAATTATGGCATCTGAGCCAGTTCATGTGTTAGAAGCACGAACCAAGCAGCATCAGTTACGGTTTCTCACTTTGTTACGTTGGGCTAACGTTTTACCGTCACGAGGTTTACTTCGTACCAACAAGGCTTGGTGTCCCGTGTGCTATGACGATTGGGAGCGTTGTGGCAAACCCATCTACGAGCCTTTATTATGGTCGCTCCAGGTAGTGACAACTTGTCCTGTTCATCAACAAGTTTTATGGCATCAATGTCCCAATTGTCGGCGGTCGCTCTACCCTCTAGAGTGGAATTCCCGACCGGGTTTCTGCTCTAGATGCCAACAGTGGTTGGGTGTGAGTTCATTTTTGAGTACAGGCGAGACCTCTTTTGATGCTTCCCCAGTAGAGCCACCTGATTGGGAATGGCAGATTTTTGTTGTGTACTCCGTGGGAAAAATTCTAGAGCAAGCACCTTTTCTTGAGTCTGTGCCAGCTAGAGAAAATCTGGCATTTTGTATTGACTTATGTATTCAAAAAGCTACCAACGGTAATGCTAAAGCTTTTGCTGAGTTAATGTACCTGAGTGCTTCCGTACCAGGAGAATGGCGATGTGGTCAAGCACTGGCACAATTAGGTTTGCTCTTACGAGTTTGTTGGTGTCTTTCTATTCCTTTAGTTGATTTCCTCACTGGCCGGGTAGTGATTGAGCAACCGCTATCGTTGAAGGTTTTGCCTATCACTCAACAAAGGAGAAAAACTAATCGGCGCTTTGATGCGCTGAAAGTACAAATGTTTTTAGAGGCAGCTTTGTCTTTTGAACCACCCCAGTCTCTCAAGCAAGTGGCTGCTACTATTGGATACGACCCTGGCGATATCTCCCGATTTTTCCCAGACTTGTGCCACCAAATTTCCGCTCGTTACAGATTATACCGACAAGCAATCAGAAAGTCCTAG
- a CDS encoding TIGR03985 family CRISPR-associated protein, with protein MSRPIFRDSPSVELLQWLARGSLKQNLSRAVRLWVWLRLLYGDESERLDLPDSFSYSQWRDAFFSPTHPKGEEVPQHRDSRCPCNKSARHWLFGSGTGILEADWRHFIGHHGGIDEKTLGSWLQTPLFAITRRMLAGDLQTLSQLQWLKYDKRKYHRVQSLPVRPMTSGDVPKERQLATYDLNFLPPDLALIAQNYSQQIDGIQRFFIHVDYVVPPEMLDKVDDFQEQLRNLWAQTCVPPVLLVYRSAKLDRNVECVVYPVCIYYVQRATYLCALGQNPDGEINWWNYRLDRLESLISLNWADERIAPSLVQQYRDKTLPTPDYIQEQMAQVWGFDYYQRASLLLLRFDRIHDRRYIQGTVRHETFESVSYAEAKRLIKKLTHLPERETLLGILARCPQDAYYSATYREGDPNVLQRLQAWRPFVEVLLPWALRQRVAADVEKEWGLYHRSEDS; from the coding sequence ATGTCCCGCCCGATTTTCCGTGATTCGCCCAGTGTAGAGCTATTGCAATGGCTAGCACGAGGTTCTCTCAAGCAGAACCTTTCCAGAGCGGTGCGCTTGTGGGTGTGGTTGCGCCTGCTGTATGGGGATGAATCGGAACGCCTCGACCTCCCGGATTCCTTTAGTTACTCTCAATGGCGGGATGCGTTTTTTAGTCCCACCCATCCTAAAGGGGAAGAAGTTCCCCAGCATCGTGATTCTCGTTGTCCTTGCAATAAAAGTGCGCGTCACTGGCTGTTTGGTTCAGGAACGGGAATTTTAGAAGCGGACTGGCGGCACTTCATTGGACATCATGGGGGGATTGATGAAAAGACGCTGGGGAGTTGGTTGCAAACACCGCTATTTGCTATAACCAGGCGAATGCTTGCGGGGGACTTGCAAACCCTAAGCCAACTGCAATGGCTCAAATATGACAAGCGGAAATACCATCGGGTGCAGTCGCTTCCTGTGCGACCGATGACGAGTGGCGACGTTCCTAAAGAGCGGCAACTGGCGACTTACGACCTCAATTTTTTACCTCCCGATTTAGCGTTAATTGCCCAGAACTATTCCCAACAAATTGATGGCATCCAGCGTTTTTTTATCCACGTTGATTATGTGGTTCCGCCTGAAATGTTGGATAAGGTGGACGATTTTCAGGAGCAATTGAGAAATCTTTGGGCGCAGACTTGTGTCCCTCCCGTGTTGCTGGTTTACAGAAGTGCCAAGCTTGACCGAAATGTAGAATGTGTTGTTTACCCGGTTTGCATTTACTATGTGCAACGGGCAACGTATCTGTGTGCTTTGGGGCAAAATCCTGATGGGGAAATCAACTGGTGGAATTATCGCCTTGACCGACTTGAGTCTTTGATTTCTTTAAATTGGGCAGATGAGCGAATTGCGCCGTCTTTGGTACAGCAATATCGGGATAAGACGCTGCCGACACCGGATTATATCCAAGAGCAAATGGCTCAAGTGTGGGGGTTTGATTATTATCAAAGGGCTTCCCTTTTGTTGCTGCGGTTTGACCGCATTCATGACCGGCGATACATTCAGGGGACGGTGCGCCACGAGACGTTTGAGTCGGTGAGTTATGCAGAGGCGAAACGTTTGATTAAAAAGCTAACTCATCTACCGGAGCGAGAGACACTGCTAGGGATTTTGGCTCGTTGTCCTCAGGATGCTTACTATAGTGCGACTTACCGTGAGGGCGACCCGAATGTATTGCAGCGCCTGCAAGCTTGGCGTCCTTTTGTGGAGGTTCTCTTGCCTTGGGCGTTACGGCAGAGGGTTGCTGCTGATGTGGAGAAGGAGTGGGGGCTTTATCATAGGTCTGAAGATTCTTGA
- the crn3 gene encoding CRISPR-associated ring nuclease Crn3/Csx3: MIATSKKPLQLTVTQVTARNGNCYQCLEIDITVPELKPATLAKLELPADLDLNQGVVLWGSAPIWLYSNLVKRCTSAPWIGCYNVPLGSFVVVASRCPQMRVGDAVELVNKSQCSAILIGGPPDSGKSVLCYALSCNLKQEASDKKIFLQRAQWDGEGNWFAQMKNRPLAEELSTRSRAKGSEQFFLYHADAVSNVREVMELVLVDFGGMPQPRDVILLHRCTHYIIISSKPEEISKWHDFCGKRGGLKPLAVIHSVREKRLEVLPNQKFLEMIAGPWERGETLSVPDELLQGVLNLARR, from the coding sequence ATGATTGCCACTTCCAAAAAACCGTTACAACTCACAGTCACTCAAGTTACTGCCCGAAATGGGAATTGTTACCAATGTCTGGAGATAGATATTACCGTACCCGAACTGAAACCTGCCACCTTGGCTAAGCTAGAGTTGCCAGCAGATTTAGACTTAAACCAAGGGGTTGTGTTGTGGGGTTCGGCACCGATTTGGCTTTACAGCAACTTGGTGAAGCGCTGCACTTCAGCCCCTTGGATAGGGTGCTATAACGTGCCTTTGGGGTCGTTTGTTGTAGTCGCCAGTCGCTGCCCACAGATGAGAGTCGGTGATGCTGTTGAGTTGGTTAATAAATCCCAATGTTCTGCCATCCTAATTGGTGGCCCTCCAGATAGTGGTAAGAGCGTTCTCTGCTATGCTTTATCTTGCAATCTTAAACAAGAGGCATCCGATAAGAAGATTTTCTTGCAGCGGGCGCAGTGGGATGGGGAAGGAAACTGGTTTGCTCAGATGAAGAATCGACCCCTGGCTGAGGAATTGAGTACCCGTTCTCGCGCCAAAGGTTCGGAACAGTTCTTTCTCTACCATGCTGATGCAGTCAGTAATGTACGGGAAGTGATGGAACTGGTGTTGGTGGATTTTGGGGGAATGCCCCAGCCAAGGGATGTGATTTTGTTGCACCGCTGCACCCACTACATCATTATTAGTAGCAAGCCAGAGGAGATTTCCAAATGGCATGATTTCTGCGGCAAGCGGGGGGGACTCAAACCTCTAGCAGTGATTCACAGTGTGCGGGAGAAGCGGTTAGAGGTATTGCCGAATCAGAAGTTTTTGGAAATGATTGCTGGCCCTTGGGAACGGGGTGAGACACTTTCAGTACCGGATGAGTTACTGCAAGGGGTGCTGAATTTAGCAAGGCGCTAA